The genomic segment CGCCATCCTCGTGCTCCTCGCTCAGTTTGGCTTCGCCTTAGGACAGGGAAGACATTCTGCCCCTGTTCGCAATTTTACGCTCTTGGTGTGACCAGTCAAGTAGTGAAATGCCCGTACCTCCTCTCCGGCCGCAAAACATCATCCAAACTCACCTAACCTGGAAATTGGCGTCGGCGTCGCGGCCGGAGGCGGCGTCGGGGTCGGAGCGCCTACACGACAAACCGCTGCTGGATCATCGCAAGAGGGATACGTACCAAATCCGCAAAATTTTGCTGTTGAGCCCGCCGGACAAGTGCCGGAAAACTGTCCGCCCTGACAATTCCCATTCACTGTTCCGTCGGCATTACAACAAATTTTATATATTCCCCCAACTGTACACCCGCTCGAATCACACCTTCCGGCGTTAAGCTTTGGATGGGCGGCAGTACAACTATCATATGCGCCGCAAGATCTATAATCGTAGCGGTATTGGTATAAGCATCTTCCCTCGAAGTCCGGGTTCGCCTTTTCCTGACATACCCCATAGCACCAGGTCCATTGGGAAATAGTGCCGCAGTTGCTGGAACAACCACCTGAACTGGTACAACAGGTATTATCTGGAAAGCCGATAGCGGCTTGACATTCACTCAAAGAGGTATCTGTCCAATTTTCGTATGGGCAGGGGGAATAGCAACAGGTCAACAATCTGCTCACATCATAGGCACAAATGGCAGAAGACCTACAACCTGCATCGGGATGAGTCGGTCCGCAGCAATTGACCAATCCTAAAACAGGTCTTGGCCGGAAAAATAAGAAAACCCCGACCAAAACAACCAAGAATATTAACCTTATTAAAATTTGTTTCATTTTTTCTCTAAGCCGGCAGTCTTCAACATTTCTCGTGTTAGCCTCAACGGCTCACCATTTTTGAAAAGATAAAGGCCTAAGTTGCCACCAGAAAGACACCCAGGGCCTTCTCCCTTTTTGGTTGTAGCAATAACCTCTCCTTCGGCAACTTTCTTTCCCTCTCCTACTAAAACTCTGCCAAAAATAAGATAACTGGCTGTTAGACCGTCACTTCTGGTCAGTTGGACATTGTCAAATTCAGTCCCTGGCACAACTTTGGAAACCTCTCCTTCAAAAACAGCATAAATCGGCGTTTCCGGAGGAAGGAAAAAAACTAAATGGTCAGAATCGGCAGCAGAGGTGGGAATAGTCTGCAGAAGCCCATCTTCTACTGGCGACGCCAAAAGAAATGGCGTGGGAGTAGGAAGAACGATTACAGAAGATGGTTTGGGCTTTTGCCAAAAAGCGCCATAACGAGAAAGAGCAAGATTAAAACCCAAAAGAAGGACAATTAAGAAGCAA from the Chloroflexota bacterium genome contains:
- a CDS encoding peptidoglycan DD-metalloendopeptidase family protein gives rise to the protein MLPDSKKLFLLTSLCFLIVLLLGFNLALSRYGAFWQKPKPSSVIVLPTPTPFLLASPVEDGLLQTIPTSAADSDHLVFFLPPETPIYAVFEGEVSKVVPGTEFDNVQLTRSDGLTASYLIFGRVLVGEGKKVAEGEVIATTKKGEGPGCLSGGNLGLYLFKNGEPLRLTREMLKTAGLEKK